In Oenanthe melanoleuca isolate GR-GAL-2019-014 chromosome 8, OMel1.0, whole genome shotgun sequence, a single genomic region encodes these proteins:
- the PTBP2 gene encoding polypyrimidine tract-binding protein 2 isoform X2, which yields MDGIVTDVAVGVKRGSDELLSGSVLSSPNSNMSSMVVTANGNDNKKFKGDDKMDGAPSRVLHIRKLPGEVTETEVIALGLPFGKVTNILMLKGKNQAFLELATEEAAITMVNYYSAVTPHLRNQPIYIQYSNHKELKTDNTLNQRAQAVLQAVTAVQASNAPISGTTVSESAVTPAQSPVLRIIIDNMYYPVTLDVLHQIFSKFGAVLKIITFTKNNQFQALLQFGDPVNAQQAKQALDGQNIYNACCTLRIDFSKLVNLNVKYNNDKSRDYTRPDLPSGDGQPTLDPAIAAAFAKETSLLGLPVAAVPGALSPLAIPNAAAAAAAAAAGRVGMPGVSAGGNTVLLVSNLNEEMVTPQSLFTLFGVYGDVQRVKILYNKKDSALIQMADGNQSQLAMSHLNGQKMYGKIIRVTLSKHQTVQLPREGLDDQGLTKDFGNSPLHRFKKPGSKNFQNIFPPSATLHLSNIPPSVAEEDLRTLFANTGGTVKAFKFFQDHKMALLQMSTVEEAIQALIDLHNYNLGESHHLRVSFSKSTI from the exons AGAGGATCTGACGAACTTCTTTCAGGCAGTGTACTCAGTAGCCCGAACTCTAACATGAGCAGCATGGTAGTTACTG CCAATGGTAATGACAACAAGAAATTCAAAGGTGATGATAAAATGGATGGAGCTCCTTCTCGTGTTCTTCATATCAGGAAATTGCCTGGAGAAGTGACAGAAACAGAAGTAATTGCTTTAGGTTTACCTTTTGGTAAAGTAACCAACATCCTGATGCTGAAAGGGAAAAACCAG GCATTTTTGGAACTTGCCACAGAAGAAGCAGCTATCACTATGGTTAATTACTACTCTGCTGTGACACCTCATCTTCGTAACCAACCCATTTATATCCAGTATTCCAATCATAAAGAACTAAAGACTGATAACACACTTAACCAG CGGGCCCAAGCAGTTCTTCAGGCTGTGACGGCTGTGCAGGCATCAAACGCTCCCATCAGTGGGACCACTGTTAGTGAGAGTGCAGTGACTCCAGCTCAGAGTCCAGTACTTAGAATAATTATTGACAACATGTACTATCCAGTAACCCTGGATGTTCTTCATCAG ATATTCTCTAAATTTGGTGCTGTATTGAAGATAATCACATTCACAAAGAATAACCAGTTTCAAGCTTTACTGCAGTTTGGTGATCCAGTGAATGCACAGCAAGCAAAACAA GCCTTAGATGgtcaaaatatttataatgcTTGCTGTACCCTAAGAATTGATTTTTCCAAATTGGTGAATTTGAATGTCAAGTACAACAACGATAAAAGCAGGGACTACACTCGTCCTGACCTCCCATCCGGTGATGGACAGCCAACCCTGGACCCAGCTATTGCTGCAGCATTTGCAAAGGAGACCTCTCTTCTAG ggCTTCCTGTTGCAGCTGTTCCAGGAGCTCTGAGTCCTTTGGCTATtccaaatgctgctgctgcagctgcagctgctgctgctggccgtGTGGGAATGCCTGGAGTTTCAGCTGGTGGCAATACAGTCCTCCTGGTTAGCAATTTAAATGAAGAG ATGGTTACGCCCCAAAGTCTGTTTACCCTCTTCG GTGTTTATGGTGATGTGCAGCGTGTGAAGATTTTATACAATAAGAAAGATAGTGCTCTTATACAGATGGCTGATGGAAACCAGTCACAGCTGG CCATGAGCCATCTTAATGGACAAAAAATGTATGGAAAGATTATTCGGGTTACCCTTTCTAAACATCAGACAGTACAACTACCTCGAGAGGGACTGGATGACCAAGGGCTGACTAAAGATTTTGGTAATTCGCCTTTGCACCGCTTCAAGAAACCTGGTtcaaaaaactttcaaaatatattCCCTCCTTCTGCAACACTTCATCTGTCCAATATTCC ACCATCAGTAGCAGAAGAGGATCTACGCACATTGTTTGCTAACACTGGAGGCACTGtgaaagcatttaaattttttca agATCACAAGATGGCACTTCTTCAGATGTCAACAGTAGAAGAAGCTATTCAGGCTTTGATTGATCTTCACAATTACAATCTCGGAGAAAGTCACCATCTGAGAGTTTCTTTCTCTAAGTCAACTATTTAA
- the PTBP2 gene encoding polypyrimidine tract-binding protein 2 isoform X1 produces the protein MDGIVTDVAVGVKRGSDELLSGSVLSSPNSNMSSMVVTANGNDNKKFKGDDKMDGAPSRVLHIRKLPGEVTETEVIALGLPFGKVTNILMLKGKNQAFLELATEEAAITMVNYYSAVTPHLRNQPIYIQYSNHKELKTDNTLNQRAQAVLQAVTAVQASNAPISGTTVSESAVTPAQSPVLRIIIDNMYYPVTLDVLHQIFSKFGAVLKIITFTKNNQFQALLQFGDPVNAQQAKQALDGQNIYNACCTLRIDFSKLVNLNVKYNNDKSRDYTRPDLPSGDGQPTLDPAIAAAFAKETSLLGLPVAAVPGALSPLAIPNAAAAAAAAAAGRVGMPGVSAGGNTVLLVSNLNEEMVTPQSLFTLFGVYGDVQRVKILYNKKDSALIQMADGNQSQLAMSHLNGQKMYGKIIRVTLSKHQTVQLPREGLDDQGLTKDFGNSPLHRFKKPGSKNFQNIFPPSATLHLSNIPPSVAEEDLRTLFANTGGTVKAFKFFQRDHKMALLQMSTVEEAIQALIDLHNYNLGESHHLRVSFSKSTI, from the exons AGAGGATCTGACGAACTTCTTTCAGGCAGTGTACTCAGTAGCCCGAACTCTAACATGAGCAGCATGGTAGTTACTG CCAATGGTAATGACAACAAGAAATTCAAAGGTGATGATAAAATGGATGGAGCTCCTTCTCGTGTTCTTCATATCAGGAAATTGCCTGGAGAAGTGACAGAAACAGAAGTAATTGCTTTAGGTTTACCTTTTGGTAAAGTAACCAACATCCTGATGCTGAAAGGGAAAAACCAG GCATTTTTGGAACTTGCCACAGAAGAAGCAGCTATCACTATGGTTAATTACTACTCTGCTGTGACACCTCATCTTCGTAACCAACCCATTTATATCCAGTATTCCAATCATAAAGAACTAAAGACTGATAACACACTTAACCAG CGGGCCCAAGCAGTTCTTCAGGCTGTGACGGCTGTGCAGGCATCAAACGCTCCCATCAGTGGGACCACTGTTAGTGAGAGTGCAGTGACTCCAGCTCAGAGTCCAGTACTTAGAATAATTATTGACAACATGTACTATCCAGTAACCCTGGATGTTCTTCATCAG ATATTCTCTAAATTTGGTGCTGTATTGAAGATAATCACATTCACAAAGAATAACCAGTTTCAAGCTTTACTGCAGTTTGGTGATCCAGTGAATGCACAGCAAGCAAAACAA GCCTTAGATGgtcaaaatatttataatgcTTGCTGTACCCTAAGAATTGATTTTTCCAAATTGGTGAATTTGAATGTCAAGTACAACAACGATAAAAGCAGGGACTACACTCGTCCTGACCTCCCATCCGGTGATGGACAGCCAACCCTGGACCCAGCTATTGCTGCAGCATTTGCAAAGGAGACCTCTCTTCTAG ggCTTCCTGTTGCAGCTGTTCCAGGAGCTCTGAGTCCTTTGGCTATtccaaatgctgctgctgcagctgcagctgctgctgctggccgtGTGGGAATGCCTGGAGTTTCAGCTGGTGGCAATACAGTCCTCCTGGTTAGCAATTTAAATGAAGAG ATGGTTACGCCCCAAAGTCTGTTTACCCTCTTCG GTGTTTATGGTGATGTGCAGCGTGTGAAGATTTTATACAATAAGAAAGATAGTGCTCTTATACAGATGGCTGATGGAAACCAGTCACAGCTGG CCATGAGCCATCTTAATGGACAAAAAATGTATGGAAAGATTATTCGGGTTACCCTTTCTAAACATCAGACAGTACAACTACCTCGAGAGGGACTGGATGACCAAGGGCTGACTAAAGATTTTGGTAATTCGCCTTTGCACCGCTTCAAGAAACCTGGTtcaaaaaactttcaaaatatattCCCTCCTTCTGCAACACTTCATCTGTCCAATATTCC ACCATCAGTAGCAGAAGAGGATCTACGCACATTGTTTGCTAACACTGGAGGCACTGtgaaagcatttaaattttttca aagagATCACAAGATGGCACTTCTTCAGATGTCAACAGTAGAAGAAGCTATTCAGGCTTTGATTGATCTTCACAATTACAATCTCGGAGAAAGTCACCATCTGAGAGTTTCTTTCTCTAAGTCAACTATTTAA
- the PTBP2 gene encoding polypyrimidine tract-binding protein 2 isoform X5, with protein MDGAPSRVLHIRKLPGEVTETEVIALGLPFGKVTNILMLKGKNQAFLELATEEAAITMVNYYSAVTPHLRNQPIYIQYSNHKELKTDNTLNQRAQAVLQAVTAVQASNAPISGTTVSESAVTPAQSPVLRIIIDNMYYPVTLDVLHQIFSKFGAVLKIITFTKNNQFQALLQFGDPVNAQQAKQALDGQNIYNACCTLRIDFSKLVNLNVKYNNDKSRDYTRPDLPSGDGQPTLDPAIAAAFAKETSLLGLPVAAVPGALSPLAIPNAAAAAAAAAAGRVGMPGVSAGGNTVLLVSNLNEEMVTPQSLFTLFGVYGDVQRVKILYNKKDSALIQMADGNQSQLAMSHLNGQKMYGKIIRVTLSKHQTVQLPREGLDDQGLTKDFGNSPLHRFKKPGSKNFQNIFPPSATLHLSNIPPSVAEEDLRTLFANTGGTVKAFKFFQRDHKMALLQMSTVEEAIQALIDLHNYNLGESHHLRVSFSKSTI; from the exons ATGGATGGAGCTCCTTCTCGTGTTCTTCATATCAGGAAATTGCCTGGAGAAGTGACAGAAACAGAAGTAATTGCTTTAGGTTTACCTTTTGGTAAAGTAACCAACATCCTGATGCTGAAAGGGAAAAACCAG GCATTTTTGGAACTTGCCACAGAAGAAGCAGCTATCACTATGGTTAATTACTACTCTGCTGTGACACCTCATCTTCGTAACCAACCCATTTATATCCAGTATTCCAATCATAAAGAACTAAAGACTGATAACACACTTAACCAG CGGGCCCAAGCAGTTCTTCAGGCTGTGACGGCTGTGCAGGCATCAAACGCTCCCATCAGTGGGACCACTGTTAGTGAGAGTGCAGTGACTCCAGCTCAGAGTCCAGTACTTAGAATAATTATTGACAACATGTACTATCCAGTAACCCTGGATGTTCTTCATCAG ATATTCTCTAAATTTGGTGCTGTATTGAAGATAATCACATTCACAAAGAATAACCAGTTTCAAGCTTTACTGCAGTTTGGTGATCCAGTGAATGCACAGCAAGCAAAACAA GCCTTAGATGgtcaaaatatttataatgcTTGCTGTACCCTAAGAATTGATTTTTCCAAATTGGTGAATTTGAATGTCAAGTACAACAACGATAAAAGCAGGGACTACACTCGTCCTGACCTCCCATCCGGTGATGGACAGCCAACCCTGGACCCAGCTATTGCTGCAGCATTTGCAAAGGAGACCTCTCTTCTAG ggCTTCCTGTTGCAGCTGTTCCAGGAGCTCTGAGTCCTTTGGCTATtccaaatgctgctgctgcagctgcagctgctgctgctggccgtGTGGGAATGCCTGGAGTTTCAGCTGGTGGCAATACAGTCCTCCTGGTTAGCAATTTAAATGAAGAG ATGGTTACGCCCCAAAGTCTGTTTACCCTCTTCG GTGTTTATGGTGATGTGCAGCGTGTGAAGATTTTATACAATAAGAAAGATAGTGCTCTTATACAGATGGCTGATGGAAACCAGTCACAGCTGG CCATGAGCCATCTTAATGGACAAAAAATGTATGGAAAGATTATTCGGGTTACCCTTTCTAAACATCAGACAGTACAACTACCTCGAGAGGGACTGGATGACCAAGGGCTGACTAAAGATTTTGGTAATTCGCCTTTGCACCGCTTCAAGAAACCTGGTtcaaaaaactttcaaaatatattCCCTCCTTCTGCAACACTTCATCTGTCCAATATTCC ACCATCAGTAGCAGAAGAGGATCTACGCACATTGTTTGCTAACACTGGAGGCACTGtgaaagcatttaaattttttca aagagATCACAAGATGGCACTTCTTCAGATGTCAACAGTAGAAGAAGCTATTCAGGCTTTGATTGATCTTCACAATTACAATCTCGGAGAAAGTCACCATCTGAGAGTTTCTTTCTCTAAGTCAACTATTTAA
- the PTBP2 gene encoding polypyrimidine tract-binding protein 2 isoform X3, which produces MDGIVTDVAVGVKRGSDELLSGSVLSSPNSNMSSMVVTANGNDNKKFKGDDKMDGAPSRVLHIRKLPGEVTETEVIALGLPFGKVTNILMLKGKNQAFLELATEEAAITMVNYYSAVTPHLRNQPIYIQYSNHKELKTDNTLNQRAQAVLQAVTAVQASNAPISGTTVSESAVTPAQSPVLRIIIDNMYYPVTLDVLHQIFSKFGAVLKIITFTKNNQFQALLQFGDPVNAQQAKQALDGQNIYNACCTLRIDFSKLVNLNVKYNNDKSRDYTRPDLPSGDGQPTLDPAIAAAFAKETSLLAVPGALSPLAIPNAAAAAAAAAAGRVGMPGVSAGGNTVLLVSNLNEEMVTPQSLFTLFGVYGDVQRVKILYNKKDSALIQMADGNQSQLAMSHLNGQKMYGKIIRVTLSKHQTVQLPREGLDDQGLTKDFGNSPLHRFKKPGSKNFQNIFPPSATLHLSNIPPSVAEEDLRTLFANTGGTVKAFKFFQRDHKMALLQMSTVEEAIQALIDLHNYNLGESHHLRVSFSKSTI; this is translated from the exons AGAGGATCTGACGAACTTCTTTCAGGCAGTGTACTCAGTAGCCCGAACTCTAACATGAGCAGCATGGTAGTTACTG CCAATGGTAATGACAACAAGAAATTCAAAGGTGATGATAAAATGGATGGAGCTCCTTCTCGTGTTCTTCATATCAGGAAATTGCCTGGAGAAGTGACAGAAACAGAAGTAATTGCTTTAGGTTTACCTTTTGGTAAAGTAACCAACATCCTGATGCTGAAAGGGAAAAACCAG GCATTTTTGGAACTTGCCACAGAAGAAGCAGCTATCACTATGGTTAATTACTACTCTGCTGTGACACCTCATCTTCGTAACCAACCCATTTATATCCAGTATTCCAATCATAAAGAACTAAAGACTGATAACACACTTAACCAG CGGGCCCAAGCAGTTCTTCAGGCTGTGACGGCTGTGCAGGCATCAAACGCTCCCATCAGTGGGACCACTGTTAGTGAGAGTGCAGTGACTCCAGCTCAGAGTCCAGTACTTAGAATAATTATTGACAACATGTACTATCCAGTAACCCTGGATGTTCTTCATCAG ATATTCTCTAAATTTGGTGCTGTATTGAAGATAATCACATTCACAAAGAATAACCAGTTTCAAGCTTTACTGCAGTTTGGTGATCCAGTGAATGCACAGCAAGCAAAACAA GCCTTAGATGgtcaaaatatttataatgcTTGCTGTACCCTAAGAATTGATTTTTCCAAATTGGTGAATTTGAATGTCAAGTACAACAACGATAAAAGCAGGGACTACACTCGTCCTGACCTCCCATCCGGTGATGGACAGCCAACCCTGGACCCAGCTATTGCTGCAGCATTTGCAAAGGAGACCTCTCTTCTAG CTGTTCCAGGAGCTCTGAGTCCTTTGGCTATtccaaatgctgctgctgcagctgcagctgctgctgctggccgtGTGGGAATGCCTGGAGTTTCAGCTGGTGGCAATACAGTCCTCCTGGTTAGCAATTTAAATGAAGAG ATGGTTACGCCCCAAAGTCTGTTTACCCTCTTCG GTGTTTATGGTGATGTGCAGCGTGTGAAGATTTTATACAATAAGAAAGATAGTGCTCTTATACAGATGGCTGATGGAAACCAGTCACAGCTGG CCATGAGCCATCTTAATGGACAAAAAATGTATGGAAAGATTATTCGGGTTACCCTTTCTAAACATCAGACAGTACAACTACCTCGAGAGGGACTGGATGACCAAGGGCTGACTAAAGATTTTGGTAATTCGCCTTTGCACCGCTTCAAGAAACCTGGTtcaaaaaactttcaaaatatattCCCTCCTTCTGCAACACTTCATCTGTCCAATATTCC ACCATCAGTAGCAGAAGAGGATCTACGCACATTGTTTGCTAACACTGGAGGCACTGtgaaagcatttaaattttttca aagagATCACAAGATGGCACTTCTTCAGATGTCAACAGTAGAAGAAGCTATTCAGGCTTTGATTGATCTTCACAATTACAATCTCGGAGAAAGTCACCATCTGAGAGTTTCTTTCTCTAAGTCAACTATTTAA
- the PTBP2 gene encoding polypyrimidine tract-binding protein 2 isoform X4 has product MDGIVTDVAVGVKRGSDELLSGSVLSSPNSNMSSMVVTANGNDNKKFKGDDKMDGAPSRVLHIRKLPGEVTETEVIALGLPFGKVTNILMLKGKNQAFLELATEEAAITMVNYYSAVTPHLRNQPIYIQYSNHKELKTDNTLNQRAQAVLQAVTAVQASNAPISGTTVSESAVTPAQSPVLRIIIDNMYYPVTLDVLHQIFSKFGAVLKIITFTKNNQFQALLQFGDPVNAQQAKQALDGQNIYNACCTLRIDFSKLVNLNVKYNNDKSRDYTRPDLPSGDGQPTLDPAIAAAFAKETSLLAVPGALSPLAIPNAAAAAAAAAAGRVGMPGVSAGGNTVLLVSNLNEEMVTPQSLFTLFGVYGDVQRVKILYNKKDSALIQMADGNQSQLAMSHLNGQKMYGKIIRVTLSKHQTVQLPREGLDDQGLTKDFGNSPLHRFKKPGSKNFQNIFPPSATLHLSNIPPSVAEEDLRTLFANTGGTVKAFKFFQDHKMALLQMSTVEEAIQALIDLHNYNLGESHHLRVSFSKSTI; this is encoded by the exons AGAGGATCTGACGAACTTCTTTCAGGCAGTGTACTCAGTAGCCCGAACTCTAACATGAGCAGCATGGTAGTTACTG CCAATGGTAATGACAACAAGAAATTCAAAGGTGATGATAAAATGGATGGAGCTCCTTCTCGTGTTCTTCATATCAGGAAATTGCCTGGAGAAGTGACAGAAACAGAAGTAATTGCTTTAGGTTTACCTTTTGGTAAAGTAACCAACATCCTGATGCTGAAAGGGAAAAACCAG GCATTTTTGGAACTTGCCACAGAAGAAGCAGCTATCACTATGGTTAATTACTACTCTGCTGTGACACCTCATCTTCGTAACCAACCCATTTATATCCAGTATTCCAATCATAAAGAACTAAAGACTGATAACACACTTAACCAG CGGGCCCAAGCAGTTCTTCAGGCTGTGACGGCTGTGCAGGCATCAAACGCTCCCATCAGTGGGACCACTGTTAGTGAGAGTGCAGTGACTCCAGCTCAGAGTCCAGTACTTAGAATAATTATTGACAACATGTACTATCCAGTAACCCTGGATGTTCTTCATCAG ATATTCTCTAAATTTGGTGCTGTATTGAAGATAATCACATTCACAAAGAATAACCAGTTTCAAGCTTTACTGCAGTTTGGTGATCCAGTGAATGCACAGCAAGCAAAACAA GCCTTAGATGgtcaaaatatttataatgcTTGCTGTACCCTAAGAATTGATTTTTCCAAATTGGTGAATTTGAATGTCAAGTACAACAACGATAAAAGCAGGGACTACACTCGTCCTGACCTCCCATCCGGTGATGGACAGCCAACCCTGGACCCAGCTATTGCTGCAGCATTTGCAAAGGAGACCTCTCTTCTAG CTGTTCCAGGAGCTCTGAGTCCTTTGGCTATtccaaatgctgctgctgcagctgcagctgctgctgctggccgtGTGGGAATGCCTGGAGTTTCAGCTGGTGGCAATACAGTCCTCCTGGTTAGCAATTTAAATGAAGAG ATGGTTACGCCCCAAAGTCTGTTTACCCTCTTCG GTGTTTATGGTGATGTGCAGCGTGTGAAGATTTTATACAATAAGAAAGATAGTGCTCTTATACAGATGGCTGATGGAAACCAGTCACAGCTGG CCATGAGCCATCTTAATGGACAAAAAATGTATGGAAAGATTATTCGGGTTACCCTTTCTAAACATCAGACAGTACAACTACCTCGAGAGGGACTGGATGACCAAGGGCTGACTAAAGATTTTGGTAATTCGCCTTTGCACCGCTTCAAGAAACCTGGTtcaaaaaactttcaaaatatattCCCTCCTTCTGCAACACTTCATCTGTCCAATATTCC ACCATCAGTAGCAGAAGAGGATCTACGCACATTGTTTGCTAACACTGGAGGCACTGtgaaagcatttaaattttttca agATCACAAGATGGCACTTCTTCAGATGTCAACAGTAGAAGAAGCTATTCAGGCTTTGATTGATCTTCACAATTACAATCTCGGAGAAAGTCACCATCTGAGAGTTTCTTTCTCTAAGTCAACTATTTAA